Proteins found in one Microbacterium sp. SSM24 genomic segment:
- a CDS encoding Maf family protein produces the protein MRVCLASTSPARLMLLQQFGIRPLTVAPDVDEEAVIAAVEVSEGRTLAPDEHVLLLARRKAADVAARLADDDPSFDGIVIGGDSMFELDGEVLGKPHTAENAVARWHAMRGRTGVLHSGHAVVRIAPNTAAHEVHAVAAASVTFADDVTDAEIDDYVASGEPLHVAGAFTVDSLGGAFITRVEGDPSTVVGMSVSTLRRLVRELGVEWSELWHTTDPSLRPATGDGFPGDRGL, from the coding sequence ATGCGCGTGTGTCTCGCCTCGACATCCCCTGCCCGGCTGATGCTGCTGCAGCAGTTCGGCATCCGCCCGCTCACCGTCGCGCCCGACGTCGACGAGGAGGCCGTCATCGCGGCGGTGGAGGTGTCCGAGGGCCGCACGCTCGCACCGGACGAGCACGTGCTCCTGCTCGCGCGCCGGAAGGCCGCCGACGTCGCCGCGCGCCTCGCCGATGACGATCCATCGTTCGACGGCATCGTCATCGGGGGCGACTCGATGTTCGAGCTCGACGGCGAGGTGCTGGGCAAGCCCCACACCGCCGAGAACGCGGTCGCGCGCTGGCACGCGATGCGCGGACGCACCGGCGTGCTCCACTCCGGCCACGCGGTCGTGCGCATCGCGCCGAACACCGCCGCGCACGAGGTGCACGCCGTGGCCGCGGCATCCGTCACCTTCGCGGACGACGTGACGGATGCCGAGATCGACGACTACGTCGCTTCGGGCGAACCCCTGCACGTCGCCGGCGCGTTCACCGTGGACAGTCTCGGCGGGGCGTTCATCACCCGCGTGGAGGGAGACCCGTCCACCGTCGTCGGCATGTCCGTGTCGACGCTGCGCCGCCTCGTACGCGAGCTCGGCGTGGAGTGGTCGGAGCTGTGGCACACGACCGATCCGTCGCTCCGGCCGGCCACCGGAGACGGATTCCCCGGCGATCGAGGGTTGTAG
- a CDS encoding class I SAM-dependent RNA methyltransferase: MADTTADDGRIIELEIGDVAHGGVFVARHEGRVVFVPDALPGERIVARLTDTRKSSFWRAEALEVRDASPHRRPHVWRQADIDVAPELRPGGAEFGHIELAQQRALKLHVLTDALRRFGGLSDPEVALRPAGATDAASPETADGTGWRTRVSLHVDADGRVGPYAARSHRVIAVDDLPLATAAVEDAALALRGGDPGRIDLVQPADGRVRVLPRPEEPRGRGRGRGRAPRRGPAVKPEIVVEQVGERRFQVDADGFWQVHRLAASTLHDTVAAALRGAGGIDPDAWHLDLYGGVGLFAATIAEQGGPATRVTTVESDARATEHAGENLAEWVGARAETGRVDRWLATLAAEASAAERERLSRGVVLLDPPRAGAGREVVESIASLAPTAVVYVACDPVALARDIATFRAAGYEPADVAALDLFPNSHHVEAVATLTPTGTRG, encoded by the coding sequence GTGGCGGACACGACAGCGGACGACGGACGGATCATCGAGCTCGAGATCGGCGACGTCGCCCACGGCGGCGTCTTCGTCGCGCGGCACGAGGGGCGGGTCGTGTTCGTGCCGGACGCCCTTCCCGGCGAGCGGATCGTCGCCCGGCTCACCGACACGCGCAAGTCCTCGTTCTGGCGGGCCGAAGCGCTGGAGGTGCGGGATGCCTCGCCGCACCGCCGACCGCACGTGTGGCGCCAGGCCGACATCGACGTCGCGCCCGAGCTCCGACCGGGCGGCGCCGAGTTCGGCCACATCGAACTCGCCCAGCAGCGCGCGCTGAAGCTCCACGTGCTCACGGACGCGCTGCGCCGCTTCGGCGGGCTCTCCGATCCCGAGGTCGCACTCCGGCCCGCAGGGGCGACGGATGCCGCATCCCCCGAGACCGCCGACGGCACGGGCTGGCGCACCCGGGTGAGCCTCCACGTCGACGCGGACGGCCGCGTCGGCCCGTACGCGGCGCGCAGCCATCGCGTGATCGCGGTGGACGACCTGCCGCTCGCGACGGCTGCGGTGGAGGATGCCGCTCTCGCTCTGCGCGGCGGCGACCCCGGCAGGATCGACCTCGTGCAGCCCGCGGACGGACGCGTGCGCGTGCTGCCCCGGCCGGAGGAGCCGCGCGGCCGAGGCCGCGGCCGCGGTCGCGCGCCGCGACGCGGACCCGCCGTGAAGCCGGAGATCGTCGTCGAGCAGGTGGGGGAACGCCGGTTCCAGGTCGACGCGGACGGGTTCTGGCAGGTCCACCGGCTGGCGGCATCCACCCTCCACGACACCGTTGCGGCGGCGCTGCGCGGCGCGGGCGGGATCGACCCCGACGCGTGGCACCTCGACCTGTACGGCGGGGTCGGCCTCTTCGCGGCCACGATCGCCGAGCAGGGCGGCCCCGCCACGCGCGTGACGACCGTGGAGTCCGACGCGCGAGCCACCGAGCACGCGGGTGAGAACCTCGCGGAGTGGGTCGGCGCCCGCGCCGAGACCGGCCGCGTCGACCGCTGGCTCGCGACGCTCGCCGCCGAGGCATCCGCCGCCGAGCGCGAACGGCTCTCGCGAGGAGTCGTGCTCCTCGATCCGCCGCGCGCGGGTGCCGGTCGGGAGGTCGTCGAGTCGATCGCCTCGCTCGCGCCGACGGCCGTGGTCTACGTCGCGTGCGATCCGGTGGCGCTCGCCCGCGACATCGCCACCTTCCGTGCTGCCGGCTACGAACCCGCCGATGTCGCGGCGCTCGACCTGTTTCCGAATTCGCACCATGTCGAAGCCGTGGCGACGCTCACTCCGACGGGTACCCGGGGATAG
- a CDS encoding response regulator transcription factor, with protein sequence MTRVALIDDHESVRLGLEAACERAGSKDVVFSGSSVTAYLTWRAKTGSAPADVVVLDLTLGDGTTVTENVRRLVLDGSSVIIHSVADRPAAVREALAAGAAGVVSKSSRIDDVIAAVTTVARGEPLNNVEWASAVEGDREFADAQLSAREREVLRLYAAGLPLKVVADRLGVAYSTAKENITRVRVKYVEVGRPAPTKVDLLRRAMEDGILAESAAEPGGDAGDG encoded by the coding sequence ATGACGCGGGTAGCCCTCATCGACGACCACGAGTCCGTCCGGCTCGGGCTCGAGGCCGCGTGCGAGCGGGCCGGCTCGAAGGACGTCGTCTTCTCCGGAAGCTCGGTCACCGCCTACCTCACCTGGCGTGCGAAGACCGGCTCGGCCCCCGCCGACGTCGTCGTGCTCGATCTCACGCTCGGCGACGGCACGACAGTCACCGAGAACGTGCGCCGGCTGGTGCTCGACGGCTCGAGCGTCATCATCCACAGCGTCGCCGATCGCCCCGCCGCCGTGCGAGAGGCGCTCGCCGCGGGAGCCGCAGGAGTGGTGAGCAAGTCGTCGCGGATCGACGATGTCATCGCCGCTGTGACCACCGTCGCGCGCGGCGAGCCGCTGAACAACGTCGAGTGGGCGAGCGCCGTCGAGGGCGACCGCGAGTTCGCCGACGCGCAGCTGTCCGCCCGTGAGCGCGAAGTCCTGCGCCTGTACGCCGCGGGTCTGCCCCTCAAGGTCGTGGCCGACCGGCTCGGTGTGGCCTACTCCACCGCGAAGGAGAACATCACCCGCGTGCGCGTGAAGTACGTCGAGGTCGGACGCCCGGCGCCGACGAAGGTCGACCTGTTGCGTCGCGCAATGGAGGACGGGATCCTCGCCGAGTCGGCCGCGGAGCCGGGAGGCGATGCCGGTGACGGCTGA
- a CDS encoding sensor histidine kinase, with protein MPVTAEAPVSLLDSAWGQIPRSREATAGIGSFTRTRVERIIGIVAGFGSLVLGAQAFLTALGPSEEREGWHFPLMLFVFVPLAVMILACFVGRGVRICAGVFAFAYVLALIAWPVASAGSNPDPAGQPWIWYLVNIATLAAVLAFPLPVQIAWTILCPLLFGFVRLIQAEELAGIFLPPLGLDVSFALILGGVILTLGWMFRSVAANVDETRARAVASYATAAAADAAEQERVAVAALMHDSVLAALIAAERADTPRAQTLAAAMAREALTRLANTEQDAHEGPDEPRDVNAVADDIAAGAREVGDALQVVRSIGPDSPAVPGRVARALTLAATQAIANALQHAGGVGLGVSVAGGDGRVAIEVRDLGEGFDLAGVPDDRLGIRASIFARVAAVGGIAHIDSGHHGTIVRLEWREGAA; from the coding sequence ATGCCGGTGACGGCTGAGGCACCCGTCTCGCTGCTCGACAGTGCGTGGGGACAGATCCCGCGCTCGCGCGAGGCGACCGCCGGCATCGGCTCGTTCACCCGCACGCGCGTCGAGCGGATCATAGGGATCGTGGCGGGCTTCGGCTCGCTCGTTCTCGGCGCGCAGGCCTTCCTCACCGCGCTCGGACCGAGCGAGGAGCGCGAGGGCTGGCACTTCCCGCTCATGCTGTTCGTGTTCGTCCCGCTCGCGGTGATGATCCTGGCCTGCTTCGTCGGGCGCGGGGTTCGGATCTGCGCGGGAGTCTTCGCGTTCGCGTATGTGCTCGCCCTGATCGCGTGGCCGGTGGCGTCGGCGGGCTCGAACCCCGACCCGGCCGGCCAGCCGTGGATCTGGTACCTCGTCAACATCGCGACGCTCGCGGCCGTGCTCGCCTTCCCGCTGCCCGTGCAGATCGCCTGGACCATCCTGTGCCCGCTGCTGTTCGGCTTCGTCCGCCTCATCCAGGCGGAGGAGCTCGCCGGAATCTTCCTGCCGCCGCTGGGGCTGGACGTGTCCTTCGCACTGATCCTCGGCGGCGTGATCCTCACGCTCGGCTGGATGTTCCGCTCGGTCGCGGCGAACGTCGACGAGACGCGGGCCCGCGCCGTCGCGTCGTACGCCACGGCGGCGGCGGCGGATGCTGCCGAGCAGGAGCGCGTCGCGGTGGCGGCGCTCATGCACGACAGCGTGCTGGCGGCTCTCATCGCCGCGGAACGCGCCGACACCCCCCGTGCGCAGACGCTCGCCGCCGCGATGGCACGTGAGGCTCTGACACGGCTGGCCAACACCGAGCAGGACGCCCACGAAGGACCGGACGAACCGCGTGATGTCAACGCGGTCGCCGACGACATCGCCGCCGGTGCGCGCGAGGTCGGCGACGCCCTTCAGGTCGTGCGCAGCATCGGACCCGACAGCCCCGCCGTCCCCGGACGCGTCGCGCGCGCCCTCACCCTGGCGGCGACGCAGGCCATCGCCAATGCCCTCCAGCACGCCGGCGGCGTCGGACTCGGCGTCTCGGTCGCCGGAGGTGACGGTCGTGTCGCGATCGAGGTGCGCGATCTCGGCGAGGGATTCGACCTCGCGGGGGTGCCGGACGACAGGCTCGGCATCCGCGCCTCCATCTTCGCCCGGGTCGCAGCGGTCGGGGGCATCGCCCACATCGACTCGGGACACCACGGCACCATCGTGCGGCTGGAATGGCGGGAGGGTGCGGCATGA
- a CDS encoding acyl-CoA carboxylase subunit epsilon, with amino-acid sequence MTAAESSAEGVRIEVLSGSPTEDELAALIAVVSEAYAGEAAEAVAEEDVRTAWSLTQRNLREPLRRDLTWGRFAG; translated from the coding sequence GTGACCGCGGCGGAGAGCAGCGCCGAGGGCGTGCGCATCGAGGTGCTCAGCGGCTCGCCGACGGAGGACGAGCTCGCGGCGCTCATCGCGGTCGTCAGCGAGGCGTACGCGGGCGAGGCCGCGGAGGCGGTCGCCGAAGAGGACGTGCGCACGGCGTGGTCGCTGACGCAGCGCAACCTCCGCGAGCCCCTGCGCCGCGACCTGACGTGGGGAAGATTCGCGGGGTGA
- a CDS encoding acyl-CoA carboxylase subunit beta: MTEQPDLSTTAGKIADLRTRFQEAVLDPEAIAKEKQHAKGKGTARERIDQLLDTGSFVELDEYVRHRTTAFGMDRSRPYGDSVVTGVGTIHGRTVAVYSQDFSTFGGSLGEVAGEKIIKVMEFALRSGIPIVGILDSGGARIQEGVVALGKYGEIFRLNTRASGVIPQISIIMGPAAGGAVYSPALTDFVVMVDKTSQMFVTGPDVIKTVTGEDVGMEELGGAYTHNTRSGVAHYLAEDEDDAIDYVRSMLGFLPDNNMAELPVYETGFEFETTDADRALNTIIPDSPNQPYDIHQVIRGIVDAEDFLEVQPLFAPNIVIGFGRIEGRSVGIIANQPSQMAGTLNIEAGEKASRFVRFCDAFSLPIVTLVDVPGYLPGTDQEWTGVIRRGAKLLYAYAEATVPLVTVILRKAYGGAYIVMGSKQLGADVNLAWPTAEIAVMGGQGAVNILYRGEIKKAEEAGEDVAAVRTRLANEYTYNVASPFLAAERGELDGIIEPAATRVSIAKALRALRGKRASLPPKKHGNIPL, encoded by the coding sequence GTGACCGAGCAGCCCGACCTTTCGACGACCGCCGGCAAGATCGCCGACCTCCGCACCCGCTTCCAGGAGGCCGTGCTCGACCCCGAGGCGATCGCCAAGGAGAAGCAGCACGCCAAGGGCAAGGGCACCGCCCGCGAGCGCATCGATCAGCTGCTCGACACCGGCAGCTTCGTCGAGCTCGACGAGTACGTGCGTCACCGCACGACGGCGTTCGGGATGGACCGGTCCCGTCCCTACGGCGACTCCGTCGTGACCGGCGTCGGCACGATCCACGGCCGCACCGTCGCGGTCTACTCGCAGGACTTCTCGACCTTCGGCGGTTCGCTCGGCGAGGTCGCCGGCGAGAAGATCATCAAGGTCATGGAGTTCGCGCTGCGCTCCGGCATCCCGATCGTGGGCATCCTCGACTCCGGCGGCGCGCGCATCCAGGAAGGCGTCGTCGCGCTCGGCAAGTACGGCGAGATCTTCCGGCTCAACACGCGTGCTTCCGGCGTGATCCCGCAGATCTCGATCATCATGGGACCGGCCGCCGGTGGAGCGGTCTACTCCCCCGCTCTCACGGACTTCGTCGTCATGGTCGACAAGACGAGCCAGATGTTCGTCACCGGGCCCGACGTCATCAAGACGGTGACCGGCGAGGACGTCGGCATGGAGGAGCTCGGCGGCGCGTACACGCACAACACCCGCTCCGGCGTCGCGCACTACCTCGCCGAAGACGAGGACGACGCGATCGACTACGTGCGCTCGATGCTCGGGTTCCTCCCCGACAACAACATGGCCGAGCTTCCGGTCTACGAGACGGGTTTCGAGTTCGAGACGACGGATGCCGACCGCGCGCTGAACACGATCATCCCCGACTCCCCCAACCAGCCCTACGACATCCACCAGGTGATCCGCGGCATCGTGGACGCCGAGGACTTCCTCGAGGTGCAGCCGCTCTTCGCCCCCAACATCGTGATCGGATTCGGCCGCATCGAGGGCCGCTCGGTCGGCATCATCGCCAACCAGCCCTCGCAGATGGCGGGCACCCTCAACATCGAGGCGGGCGAGAAGGCCAGCCGCTTCGTCCGGTTCTGCGACGCGTTCTCGCTGCCGATCGTCACTCTCGTGGATGTGCCGGGCTACCTGCCGGGCACCGACCAGGAGTGGACGGGCGTCATCCGGCGCGGCGCGAAGCTCCTGTACGCCTACGCAGAGGCCACGGTGCCGCTGGTGACGGTGATCCTGCGCAAGGCCTACGGCGGCGCCTACATCGTAATGGGCTCGAAGCAGCTCGGCGCCGACGTCAACCTCGCGTGGCCGACCGCCGAGATCGCAGTGATGGGCGGCCAGGGCGCCGTCAACATCCTCTACCGCGGCGAGATCAAGAAGGCCGAAGAGGCGGGAGAGGATGTCGCGGCCGTGCGCACCCGCCTGGCCAACGAGTACACCTACAACGTCGCGTCGCCGTTCCTCGCTGCCGAGCGCGGTGAGCTGGACGGCATCATCGAGCCGGCGGCGACGCGCGTATCGATCGCGAAGGCGCTGCGCGCCCTGCGCGGCAAGCGCGCCAGCCTGCCGCCCAAGAAGCACGGGAACATCCCGCTGTGA
- a CDS encoding serine hydrolase → MLRTIAWVAAFALVAPVLADGGDARAADDASDPGSVVAAATPSATPSPEPTTSPSPEPTVSPLPIPVAPDAETPEDTPEAPDEQPSESPVAPDALVQTDAALLAAVPSAGRVTGVDRWGTSVAASKAAFPSGARTVLVAEGGSTVDGIIAAGMAAGLDAPLLLVQSGAIPASVQAELRRLAPDRILVMGGETGVSRAVFTALGQFAGSVARVTGTDRYGTARLALASLGRSFDTVYVAGGTALIDAPLAFATASATARGALLVAGTTASADSATVAALRGVGARRVVIVGGPASVTVAYAASLQTAGFTVERRNGIDRYGTAILLAREVPAGASRAIVANSLSGPDTAVAAALAGAAKQPMLYAMEPCAPDSIAGHLAQAGLTVTGVGGTTWLSNDTLAGRSCSAVKAEREARLDSTIRSTMARYPGSYWVSVQEIGGLRQSVRIAGSTPKEPASMMKIYAAWAALKRVEQGRASLGMRLPSGVPLATCIHVMIHVSDNYCHTDIVHWIGLAEVNRMIRSAGFLNTHYGPVAPGVSVLYAGNRTTTNDLVRMMEKLNDGSVLGKKWADHLLREMGSQIGRSRIPSGIPPGVSQSSKPGALWVASGLMQNDTAIVRGPRATYAISIIGDNSPTKAAHVAISRAVYTHLNGAFGTAASYPIQQMVTKARTELRSSPGGPVVAVAGAGVLLEQLESERTWYQVQYGSRKLWVPYTALRDR, encoded by the coding sequence ATGCTGCGAACGATCGCCTGGGTGGCCGCGTTCGCGCTGGTCGCTCCCGTGCTCGCCGATGGAGGAGATGCCCGAGCGGCCGACGACGCCTCGGACCCCGGCAGCGTCGTCGCCGCTGCGACGCCGTCCGCGACGCCGTCACCTGAGCCGACCACCTCACCGTCACCCGAACCGACCGTCTCTCCGCTGCCGATTCCCGTGGCGCCCGACGCCGAGACTCCGGAAGACACGCCGGAAGCGCCCGACGAGCAGCCGTCCGAATCGCCCGTGGCGCCCGATGCCCTCGTGCAGACGGATGCCGCGCTCCTCGCCGCGGTGCCCTCGGCCGGTCGCGTCACCGGCGTCGATCGCTGGGGAACCAGCGTGGCAGCGAGCAAGGCGGCATTCCCGAGCGGTGCGCGCACCGTTCTCGTCGCCGAGGGCGGGTCGACCGTCGACGGCATCATCGCGGCCGGGATGGCAGCGGGTCTCGACGCCCCGCTGCTGCTGGTCCAGTCCGGCGCGATCCCCGCCTCGGTGCAGGCCGAGCTCCGCCGCCTCGCGCCCGACAGGATCCTCGTGATGGGCGGCGAGACGGGGGTCTCGCGGGCCGTGTTCACCGCGCTCGGACAGTTCGCGGGAAGTGTCGCACGAGTGACGGGAACGGACCGCTACGGCACAGCCCGGCTGGCGCTCGCCTCGCTCGGCCGCAGCTTCGACACGGTGTACGTCGCCGGAGGCACCGCCCTCATCGACGCGCCGCTCGCCTTCGCGACGGCGTCCGCCACGGCGCGCGGAGCGCTGCTCGTGGCCGGGACGACGGCGTCCGCAGACTCCGCGACCGTCGCCGCGCTCCGGGGAGTGGGGGCGAGGCGGGTGGTGATCGTCGGCGGCCCGGCGAGTGTCACCGTCGCATACGCCGCATCGCTGCAGACGGCGGGCTTCACGGTCGAGCGTCGCAACGGCATCGATCGCTACGGGACCGCCATCCTGCTGGCGCGCGAGGTCCCCGCCGGCGCCTCGCGTGCGATCGTCGCGAACTCCCTGTCCGGTCCCGACACCGCCGTTGCGGCGGCGCTCGCCGGGGCCGCCAAGCAGCCGATGCTCTATGCGATGGAACCGTGCGCCCCCGACTCGATCGCCGGGCATCTCGCGCAGGCCGGGCTCACCGTGACCGGCGTCGGCGGAACGACCTGGCTGAGCAACGACACGCTCGCCGGGCGCTCGTGCAGCGCGGTGAAGGCGGAGCGCGAGGCGCGCCTGGACTCCACGATCCGCTCCACGATGGCGCGATATCCCGGTTCCTACTGGGTGTCGGTGCAGGAGATCGGCGGGCTCCGCCAGTCGGTGCGCATCGCCGGCTCGACGCCGAAAGAGCCTGCGAGCATGATGAAGATCTACGCGGCGTGGGCGGCACTGAAGCGGGTCGAACAGGGGCGGGCGAGCCTGGGGATGCGGCTGCCGTCGGGTGTTCCCCTCGCGACGTGCATCCACGTGATGATCCATGTCTCGGACAACTACTGCCACACCGACATCGTCCATTGGATCGGGCTCGCCGAGGTCAACCGCATGATCCGCTCGGCCGGCTTCCTCAATACGCACTACGGACCCGTCGCCCCGGGCGTGAGCGTCCTCTATGCGGGGAACCGGACGACCACGAACGACCTCGTGCGCATGATGGAGAAGCTCAACGACGGCTCCGTGCTCGGGAAGAAGTGGGCCGATCATCTGCTCCGCGAGATGGGCTCGCAGATCGGTCGATCGCGGATCCCGTCCGGAATTCCGCCGGGGGTCTCGCAGTCGAGCAAGCCGGGAGCCCTCTGGGTCGCGTCCGGGCTCATGCAGAACGACACGGCGATCGTCCGGGGCCCGCGCGCGACGTACGCGATCTCGATCATCGGCGACAACTCACCGACGAAGGCGGCGCACGTCGCGATCTCGCGGGCGGTCTACACGCACCTCAATGGCGCGTTCGGCACAGCCGCCAGCTATCCGATCCAGCAGATGGTCACGAAAGCCCGGACCGAACTGCGCTCGTCGCCGGGCGGACCGGTCGTCGCCGTCGCCGGGGCGGGCGTGCTGCTCGAGCAGCTCGAGAGCGAGCGCACCTGGTATCAGGTGCAGTACGGCTCCCGGAAGCTGTGGGTCCCCTACACCGCCCTGCGCGACCGTTGA
- a CDS encoding biotin--[acetyl-CoA-carboxylase] ligase: MSLPEHGYPLAAARSPRVQVAESTDSTNADAVAHLQAAPDEWPHLSVLLTTDQRAGRGRLDRTWTTPPGTALALSVAVRVGGIPIASRGWIPLVAGAAMTRAIAAQVRGTGHDARLKWPNDVLLDGAKICGILAEVVPGHPDAVVIGSGVNTRMPAADLPVDTAISFEAVGLVADEDQLIADYLTALDEQLDALIAARGSASAAGVRAEIEALCATIGSDVIVTLPDGEVLRGRAQRIDDDGRLVVVQQSEYESAVSAGDVVHVRSAAG; this comes from the coding sequence ATGTCGCTTCCCGAGCACGGATATCCCCTGGCCGCCGCGCGGAGTCCCCGCGTTCAGGTCGCCGAGTCCACCGATTCGACGAATGCCGACGCGGTCGCCCATCTGCAGGCGGCGCCCGACGAATGGCCGCATCTGTCGGTGCTTCTCACGACGGATCAGCGCGCGGGCCGTGGTCGACTCGACCGCACCTGGACGACGCCTCCCGGGACCGCCCTCGCCCTGTCCGTCGCCGTGCGCGTCGGCGGCATCCCGATCGCCTCCCGGGGATGGATCCCGCTCGTGGCGGGCGCGGCGATGACCCGGGCCATCGCCGCGCAGGTCCGGGGAACGGGGCACGACGCGCGCCTCAAGTGGCCCAACGACGTTCTGCTCGACGGGGCGAAGATCTGCGGCATCCTCGCCGAGGTCGTGCCGGGGCATCCGGATGCCGTCGTCATCGGCTCCGGCGTGAACACGCGGATGCCTGCGGCCGACCTGCCCGTCGACACGGCGATCTCGTTCGAGGCCGTCGGGCTGGTCGCCGACGAAGACCAGCTGATCGCCGACTATCTGACAGCGCTGGACGAGCAGCTCGACGCCCTCATCGCCGCTCGCGGCAGCGCATCCGCCGCCGGCGTCCGGGCCGAGATCGAGGCGCTCTGCGCGACGATCGGCAGCGACGTCATCGTCACCCTCCCCGATGGCGAGGTGCTGCGGGGTCGCGCACAGCGTATCGACGACGACGGACGGCTCGTGGTCGTCCAGCAGTCCGAGTATGAGAGCGCCGTCTCGGCCGGCGACGTGGTGCATGTGCGTTCGGCCGCCGGATGA
- a CDS encoding PH domain-containing protein gives MTQPMSYGGGRPMAPAPGAPTPELRVARFRGHARRLTWSALVLIIVAGAVGYLYGNLPAPFANWMLLAAAALVVFLLVLLPFLAWWAHVYTITTRRVIERSGILIARRRELAHVRGYTIQARRGILQRMWGAGTLTLSNGVDAPLRLTNVPSVGLVHEALVDQVEVNQILAHRDAQPPLPPPPPVPGTP, from the coding sequence ATGACGCAGCCGATGAGCTACGGCGGAGGCCGCCCGATGGCCCCCGCGCCGGGGGCACCCACGCCCGAGCTGCGCGTCGCCCGTTTCCGCGGCCACGCGAGGCGGCTCACCTGGTCGGCCCTCGTCCTGATCATCGTCGCCGGCGCGGTGGGCTACCTGTACGGCAATCTTCCGGCGCCCTTCGCGAATTGGATGCTGCTCGCGGCGGCCGCCCTCGTCGTGTTCCTGCTCGTCCTCCTGCCGTTCCTCGCATGGTGGGCGCACGTGTACACGATCACGACCCGCCGCGTCATCGAGCGCTCGGGCATCCTGATCGCCCGGCGGCGCGAGCTCGCGCACGTGCGGGGCTACACGATCCAGGCGCGCCGCGGCATCCTGCAGCGAATGTGGGGTGCGGGCACCCTGACGCTGTCGAACGGGGTCGATGCACCGCTTCGACTGACCAACGTCCCGAGCGTCGGACTGGTGCACGAAGCGCTCGTCGACCAGGTCGAGGTCAACCAGATCCTCGCGCACCGCGATGCGCAGCCTCCGCTGCCCCCGCCCCCGCCGGTTCCCGGCACCCCCTGA
- a CDS encoding 5-(carboxyamino)imidazole ribonucleotide synthase, with product MALRVGVVGGGQLARMMIAPAVELGVDLRVLAEEEGMAASLAASAVGDYRDADTVLAFAREVDVVTFDHEHVPQDVLAALVEAGVPVHPGPDALRFAQDKLVMRARLAELGMPQPDWAPVTTADELQVFLDDHGGRAVVKTPRGGYDGKGVRVVSAATEADDWFATLAEDARGGALLVEELVDFSRELAQQVARRPSGEVAVYPVVETVQRGGVCAEVIAPAPHAGDRLRAVAAEIGVAIARGLEVTGMLAVELFETTDERLLVNELAMRPHNSGHWTQDGAVTSQFEQHLRAVLDLPLGDAASREPWSVMINILGGPAEGGLDARFAAAMAEHPDAKVHTYGKAPRPGRKVGHVTVAGGDLDDVAYRARAAASVFLD from the coding sequence ATGGCGCTGCGAGTCGGAGTCGTCGGAGGCGGGCAGCTCGCCCGCATGATGATCGCCCCCGCGGTCGAGCTCGGAGTCGATCTCCGCGTGCTGGCCGAGGAGGAGGGCATGGCCGCGTCGCTCGCGGCATCCGCCGTCGGCGATTATCGCGACGCCGATACGGTGCTCGCCTTCGCCCGCGAGGTCGACGTCGTGACGTTCGACCACGAACACGTTCCCCAAGACGTGCTCGCCGCGCTCGTGGAGGCAGGCGTGCCCGTCCATCCGGGTCCGGACGCGCTGCGCTTCGCCCAGGACAAGCTCGTGATGCGCGCTCGCCTCGCCGAGCTGGGGATGCCGCAGCCCGACTGGGCGCCCGTCACGACGGCCGACGAGCTGCAGGTGTTCCTCGACGATCACGGCGGCCGCGCGGTCGTGAAGACGCCCCGCGGCGGATACGACGGAAAGGGCGTGCGCGTGGTCAGCGCCGCGACCGAGGCCGACGACTGGTTCGCGACGCTCGCCGAGGATGCTCGCGGCGGGGCGCTCCTCGTCGAAGAGCTCGTCGACTTCTCGCGCGAGCTCGCGCAGCAGGTGGCACGCCGCCCCTCCGGCGAGGTGGCCGTCTACCCCGTCGTCGAGACGGTGCAGCGCGGCGGCGTGTGCGCCGAGGTGATCGCTCCCGCGCCGCACGCCGGCGACCGGCTCCGCGCCGTCGCCGCCGAGATCGGCGTCGCGATCGCCCGGGGTCTCGAGGTGACCGGGATGCTGGCCGTCGAGCTCTTCGAGACGACGGACGAACGGCTCCTGGTCAACGAGCTGGCGATGCGCCCCCACAACAGCGGCCACTGGACACAGGACGGCGCGGTCACGAGCCAGTTCGAACAGCACCTCCGCGCCGTGCTCGATCTCCCGCTCGGCGATGCCGCATCGCGGGAGCCGTGGTCGGTCATGATCAACATCCTCGGCGGCCCTGCCGAGGGTGGACTCGACGCGCGATTCGCCGCGGCGATGGCCGAGCATCCCGATGCCAAGGTGCACACCTACGGCAAGGCGCCCCGGCCCGGGCGCAAGGTGGGTCACGTGACGGTGGCGGGCGGCGACCTCGACGACGTCGCGTACCGGGCCCGGGCGGCGGCATCCGTCTTCCTGGACTGA